The Sylvia atricapilla isolate bSylAtr1 chromosome 3, bSylAtr1.pri, whole genome shotgun sequence genome has a window encoding:
- the LOC136358839 gene encoding glutathione S-transferase 3 isoform X2, with protein MEEARWNQFVGCWLQLGSSLKKSFWKPETSMRSSCKVNPGGSLMFQQVPMVEIDGMRMVQTRAILSYIAAKYNLYGKDLKERALIDTYIGGTDDLMGFIMIFPFLSAEDKEKQLAVIVQKATSRYFPVYEKVLKDHGQDFLVGNNFSWADVHLLEAILMVEEKKADVLSGFPQLQAFKARISSIPTIKKFLEPGSQRKPVPDDKYVETVRRVLRMYYDVKAN; from the exons ATGGAAGAGGCAAGATGGAATCAATTCGTTGGTTGTTGGCTGCAGCTGGGGTCGAG TTTGAAGAAGAGTTTTTGGAAACCCGAGACCAGTATGAGAAGCTCCTGCAAGGTGAATCCAG GTGGGTCCCTGATGTTTCAGCAGGTGCCCATGGTGGAGATCGATGGGATGAGGATGGTGCAGACCAGAGCCATCCTCAGCTACATTGCAGCAAAGTACAACCTCTATGGGAAGGACCTGAAGGAAAGAGCTTT GATTGATACGTATATTGGAGGAACTGATGACCTTATGGGCTTCATTATGATATTCCCTTTCTTATCAGCGGAGGATAAAGAGAAACAGCTTGCTGTTATAGTTCAAAAAGCGACAAGCAGGTATTTCCCAGTGTATGAAAAG GTTTTGAAAGATCATGGGCAGGACTTCCTTGTTGGCAACAATTTTAGCTGGGCAGATGTTCATCTTCTTGAAGCCATTTTAATGGTAGAAGAGAAGAAGGCAGATGTGCTCTCAGGCTTTCCTCAGTTACAG GCATTTAAAGCAAGGATAAGCAGCATTCCCACAATCAAGAAATTTCTGGAGCCAGGAAGCCAGAGGAAACCTGTTCCTGATGATAAATATGTAGAGACTGTCAGGAGAGTTCTCCGCATGTATTATGATGTAAAAGCAAATTAG
- the LOC136358839 gene encoding glutathione S-transferase 3 isoform X3 translates to MSGKPKLYYFDGRGKMESIRWLLAAAGVEFEEEFLETRDQYEKLLQGESRWVPDVSAGAHGGDRWDEDGADQSHPQLHCSKVQPLWEGPEGKSFVLKDHGQDFLVGNNFSWADVHLLEAILMVEEKKADVLSGFPQLQAFKARISSIPTIKKFLEPGSQRKPVPDDKYVETVRRVLRMYYDVKAN, encoded by the exons ATGTCTGGAAAACCGAAACTTTACTACTTTGATGGAAGAGGCAAGATGGAATCAATTCGTTGGTTGTTGGCTGCAGCTGGGGTCGAG TTTGAAGAAGAGTTTTTGGAAACCCGAGACCAGTATGAGAAGCTCCTGCAAGGTGAATCCAG GTGGGTCCCTGATGTTTCAGCAGGTGCCCATGGTGGAGATCGATGGGATGAGGATGGTGCAGACCAGAGCCATCCTCAGCTACATTGCAGCAAAGTACAACCTCTATGGGAAGGACCTGAAGGAAAGAGCTTT GTTTTGAAAGATCATGGGCAGGACTTCCTTGTTGGCAACAATTTTAGCTGGGCAGATGTTCATCTTCTTGAAGCCATTTTAATGGTAGAAGAGAAGAAGGCAGATGTGCTCTCAGGCTTTCCTCAGTTACAG GCATTTAAAGCAAGGATAAGCAGCATTCCCACAATCAAGAAATTTCTGGAGCCAGGAAGCCAGAGGAAACCTGTTCCTGATGATAAATATGTAGAGACTGTCAGGAGAGTTCTCCGCATGTATTATGATGTAAAAGCAAATTAG
- the LOC136358839 gene encoding glutathione S-transferase 3 isoform X1: MSGKPKLYYFDGRGKMESIRWLLAAAGVEFEEEFLETRDQYEKLLQGGSLMFQQVPMVEIDGMRMVQTRAILSYIAAKYNLYGKDLKERALIDTYIGGTDDLMGFIMIFPFLSAEDKEKQLAVIVQKATSRYFPVYEKVLKDHGQDFLVGNNFSWADVHLLEAILMVEEKKADVLSGFPQLQAFKARISSIPTIKKFLEPGSQRKPVPDDKYVETVRRVLRMYYDVKAN, translated from the exons ATGTCTGGAAAACCGAAACTTTACTACTTTGATGGAAGAGGCAAGATGGAATCAATTCGTTGGTTGTTGGCTGCAGCTGGGGTCGAG TTTGAAGAAGAGTTTTTGGAAACCCGAGACCAGTATGAGAAGCTCCTGCAAG GTGGGTCCCTGATGTTTCAGCAGGTGCCCATGGTGGAGATCGATGGGATGAGGATGGTGCAGACCAGAGCCATCCTCAGCTACATTGCAGCAAAGTACAACCTCTATGGGAAGGACCTGAAGGAAAGAGCTTT GATTGATACGTATATTGGAGGAACTGATGACCTTATGGGCTTCATTATGATATTCCCTTTCTTATCAGCGGAGGATAAAGAGAAACAGCTTGCTGTTATAGTTCAAAAAGCGACAAGCAGGTATTTCCCAGTGTATGAAAAG GTTTTGAAAGATCATGGGCAGGACTTCCTTGTTGGCAACAATTTTAGCTGGGCAGATGTTCATCTTCTTGAAGCCATTTTAATGGTAGAAGAGAAGAAGGCAGATGTGCTCTCAGGCTTTCCTCAGTTACAG GCATTTAAAGCAAGGATAAGCAGCATTCCCACAATCAAGAAATTTCTGGAGCCAGGAAGCCAGAGGAAACCTGTTCCTGATGATAAATATGTAGAGACTGTCAGGAGAGTTCTCCGCATGTATTATGATGTAAAAGCAAATTAG